In Armatimonadota bacterium, a genomic segment contains:
- a CDS encoding DUF4838 domain-containing protein: MLTLASALVLLILYTVPVPGTTAAPSPSLAPEIPATIARVPVSADTVLCPARPTSPGGAVTSLCAGQGGGYAEDGHLLLRFDELPPIPGRDVLTVRLGLYREWRGNTYDDADEMVKLVLPAPQPFDEAAETWQSASALPAPNNTVRDFQVAAQLGASPRSHLRLTTNPQGQGEYKYTDITEIARGWFDGTRPNHGLLLITEFAQSAPWVGTAYLTSREGLVQQHPMLEITYATRPAGMPDGRWTIVEATGATESEQTAATELRNYFRRICGEWFEIEPEERRVDDRPAIYVGNTQFARRHGLRTEEMAGEEYVLRRAGNSLILCGGRPRGAFYAVAQFLEGFCGVRWLTLAGEEFVPLRPDLRLPRVDRRSRPAFVDRDLIPPHHWPRTGWYDDATRSRLARALAFGHINGRAPSIYLGTDAPSQRYGGHIRGNHHGHTIRWYLPPEKHFAEHPDFYALRGGKRVDSGLCKTNPAMRDTYFRNITEAISSGAADADNGFIFHISDEDGPPQVCECPDCRAADAHYGGANVGQMLDFLNWLAERGREVWPAGTALETLAYSGYETPPPSGVIRDDVIIRFAPIHKCHWDQLDAAVNRRDLANLKGWLKLAKDVRIWDYPHQYGSGAEPVSSLAITRRGDPGLRAWVQQAIADRDVSQAGLHLSLEGPVAPGERHVFTAGISAFWEPNRGVRPRLLVRWQRPRDRQPTLTTLMDSAAAIVCSEQPDTAIQAVWEAPIQRAGGLELAGTPGRSEGRRCWSYLRFDLSPIPPDARVLDAEMVLSRVFVRGASGRAHVAFRAVKAGTDWDPVRMTWNTQPQVADRPLFSLRLPGPVPGYAGHDGIFPQPNLRALVNNIRLYHELGARGVFMETDAPGLNSGIHCDADLTYWVLMQALWNPTRTADDLIDDFCRHYYGPAGEFITRYVLRLEEAYARDPHRQAFHVGNYALQSFVDLDLISDCQGLFDRAEAACGEDRGLLARVRRARLSLDILTLFNMERLHREYRQRNHSPAGFPFDREAIERRYTEARLASVAERYPDRSLDAEREEIAKLLQAARTAGNWTLWRTTPTPCPL, translated from the coding sequence ATGCTGACACTGGCCAGTGCTCTTGTACTGCTGATCTTGTACACCGTGCCCGTGCCTGGGACCACTGCTGCACCTTCACCGTCTCTGGCCCCCGAAATCCCGGCCACCATCGCCCGGGTCCCTGTCAGTGCCGACACAGTGCTCTGCCCAGCGCGCCCCACCAGCCCCGGCGGGGCGGTCACATCCCTGTGCGCCGGTCAGGGCGGCGGTTATGCCGAAGACGGTCATCTCCTGCTGCGTTTCGACGAACTCCCCCCGATTCCGGGGCGCGATGTTCTCACTGTCCGCCTCGGGCTCTACCGTGAGTGGAGAGGAAACACTTACGATGACGCCGATGAGATGGTGAAACTCGTTCTACCGGCACCGCAGCCTTTTGACGAAGCCGCTGAGACCTGGCAGTCGGCGTCCGCCCTGCCCGCCCCCAATAACACCGTCCGCGACTTCCAGGTTGCCGCGCAACTGGGGGCAAGCCCCCGCAGCCACCTGCGCCTGACCACCAACCCGCAGGGACAGGGAGAGTACAAGTACACGGACATCACCGAGATCGCTCGAGGCTGGTTCGACGGCACCCGCCCGAATCATGGGCTCTTGCTCATCACGGAGTTCGCTCAGAGCGCCCCATGGGTCGGAACAGCTTACCTCACCAGCCGAGAAGGGCTGGTCCAGCAGCATCCGATGCTGGAGATCACCTACGCAACGCGCCCCGCCGGCATGCCCGACGGCCGCTGGACCATCGTGGAAGCCACAGGAGCAACTGAGTCGGAGCAGACTGCCGCCACTGAACTGCGGAACTACTTCCGGCGCATCTGCGGCGAGTGGTTCGAGATCGAGCCGGAAGAGCGTAGGGTCGACGACCGCCCGGCGATCTACGTCGGCAACACTCAGTTCGCGCGCCGGCACGGCCTTCGGACCGAGGAAATGGCCGGCGAGGAGTACGTCCTGCGGCGGGCCGGAAACAGCCTGATCCTGTGCGGCGGTCGGCCCCGCGGAGCCTTCTACGCTGTCGCGCAGTTCCTCGAGGGGTTCTGTGGGGTGCGCTGGTTGACGCTGGCGGGCGAGGAGTTCGTGCCGCTGCGTCCCGACCTGCGCCTGCCGCGAGTTGACCGGCGCAGCCGTCCGGCCTTCGTGGACCGCGACCTCATCCCCCCACACCACTGGCCCCGGACGGGCTGGTATGACGATGCCACCAGGTCCCGCCTTGCCCGCGCCCTGGCATTTGGGCACATCAACGGCAGAGCGCCCAGCATCTACCTGGGGACCGACGCCCCCTCGCAACGGTACGGTGGCCACATTCGCGGCAACCATCACGGGCATACGATCCGGTGGTACCTGCCGCCCGAAAAGCACTTCGCCGAACACCCGGATTTCTATGCGCTGCGCGGGGGGAAGCGAGTGGATAGCGGCCTGTGCAAGACCAATCCTGCGATGCGCGACACGTATTTCCGAAACATCACTGAGGCCATTTCCAGCGGCGCCGCCGACGCCGACAACGGATTCATCTTTCACATCAGCGACGAAGACGGCCCACCGCAGGTCTGTGAATGTCCGGATTGCAGGGCTGCGGACGCCCATTACGGTGGCGCCAACGTGGGCCAGATGCTGGACTTTCTCAACTGGCTCGCGGAACGCGGTCGTGAGGTCTGGCCTGCGGGGACTGCCCTGGAGACCCTGGCGTACTCGGGCTACGAGACCCCGCCCCCGAGTGGCGTCATCCGCGACGATGTGATCATCCGGTTCGCTCCCATCCACAAGTGCCATTGGGACCAGCTGGACGCAGCCGTGAACCGGCGCGACCTGGCGAACCTCAAGGGCTGGCTGAAGTTGGCGAAGGACGTGCGCATCTGGGACTATCCTCACCAGTACGGTTCGGGCGCGGAGCCCGTGTCCAGCCTGGCCATTACCCGGCGCGGCGACCCCGGCCTTCGGGCATGGGTGCAGCAGGCCATCGCAGACCGAGACGTTTCCCAAGCCGGCCTTCACCTGTCGCTGGAAGGCCCGGTGGCTCCCGGGGAGCGCCACGTTTTCACGGCCGGGATCAGCGCCTTCTGGGAGCCGAACCGCGGCGTCCGTCCGCGCCTGCTGGTGCGGTGGCAACGCCCCCGGGATCGACAGCCCACGCTCACAACCCTTATGGATTCCGCCGCGGCCATCGTGTGCTCGGAACAACCCGACACCGCGATCCAGGCGGTGTGGGAGGCCCCTATCCAGCGCGCCGGTGGCCTTGAGCTTGCCGGGACGCCCGGTAGGAGCGAGGGGCGCCGGTGCTGGTCATACCTGCGCTTTGACCTGTCGCCGATCCCGCCTGATGCGCGGGTGTTGGACGCTGAGATGGTTCTGTCGCGGGTCTTTGTTCGCGGTGCATCCGGACGGGCTCATGTGGCCTTCCGCGCCGTCAAGGCCGGGACAGATTGGGATCCCGTGCGGATGACTTGGAACACCCAGCCCCAGGTCGCAGACCGTCCCCTGTTCAGCCTGCGCCTGCCTGGGCCTGTACCGGGTTATGCGGGCCACGACGGCATCTTCCCACAGCCCAACCTGCGGGCCCTGGTGAACAACATCCGGCTGTACCACGAACTGGGGGCCAGGGGCGTGTTCATGGAGACCGATGCGCCCGGCCTGAACTCAGGAATCCACTGCGACGCGGACCTGACCTACTGGGTGCTCATGCAGGCGCTGTGGAATCCGACCCGAACGGCGGACGACCTCATTGACGATTTCTGCCGGCATTACTACGGCCCGGCCGGGGAGTTCATTACCCGCTATGTGCTCCGGCTGGAAGAGGCCTACGCCCGGGACCCGCACCGCCAGGCCTTCCACGTGGGCAACTACGCTCTACAGAGCTTCGTGGACCTGGACCTGATCTCCGACTGCCAGGGCCTCTTCGACCGGGCTGAGGCAGCATGTGGAGAAGACCGGGGACTCCTCGCCCGCGTTCGGCGCGCCAGGTTGTCTCTGGATATCCTCACCCTGTTCAACATGGAGCGCCTGCACAGGGAGTACCGTCAGCGCAACCACTCACCTGCGGGCTTCCCCTTTGACCGCGAGGCCATCGAGCGTCGGTACACGGAGGCCCGGCTCGCGAGCGTTGCCGAACGCTACCCCGACCGAAGCCTGGACGCGGAGCGAGAAGAGATCGCGAAGCTTCTGCAGGCCGCTCGCACAGCGGGGAACTGGACCTTGTGGCGAACGACGCCAACTCCCTGCCCGCTGTAA
- a CDS encoding DUF4091 domain-containing protein yields the protein MKCATAGAIMLAIAFPAWSDIGLVTWLHPQENGRFAVESAHEGVQVRVQGEGGTEITDAAALQAAGWGWSGDGFWQTPKRAGGGKLLVTVTGLPAGTHQVYLRYFTQPRLPGNPWWFILLRGLEGGRKSSEPDRIIAGTGGHDPTTVYETHMGTVGTEEQPVTQLALWIQRYQWSELARFGSIRIETDPSMNASTTTDSTPENERVRAALLANGPALEGRPAYGIAVVSGTLKVRPKSFDALANQPLPAEINISAARGEYENRQVVVYSPDCDLTGVTLECSALKSEAGHTIPADQLLFAPVGYCPYSVPSDLSIHGYWPEPILTFLKAFTIKRGDVQSLWYRVHVPRDAKAGVYRGTVTVRPKEAPASTIPVEVRVWDFTLPKWPRLRVVVGCNRPGEFEMSYGLNPTSIYGFRDEWIEEFPTWAAAGVTAINLGYIWGKQLDQQTKLPTEAQLDEWVDQIRARYEAATAAGLRDACYLYMFDEATAEWDPAMRMISRRLRREFPDLLLLTTAHRSWFPGGQVTDGGETIEDIDGWCPGTYHYNYDNAAEARRQGRQVWWYTCNSPEKPFANILMTHPAMDARLLMGFMAFAYQTDGFLYYATAGGYYANMPAITEGPYTKWSLQDNAHDHLYQRGPDGPLPSLRLEAMRDGLEDYDYLYLAYCALTDLREAGISDPSLDALAREVTPCFAPGNELVGSLTRYTDDPQELEIVREKVGRYVEAGQAELKRR from the coding sequence ATGAAGTGTGCGACAGCCGGCGCAATCATGCTCGCCATTGCGTTCCCTGCCTGGAGCGATATCGGTCTGGTGACGTGGCTCCATCCGCAGGAGAACGGCCGGTTCGCTGTGGAGAGTGCACACGAGGGCGTGCAGGTGCGTGTGCAGGGCGAGGGCGGCACCGAAATCACCGATGCCGCGGCCCTCCAGGCGGCCGGTTGGGGGTGGTCCGGCGACGGCTTCTGGCAGACCCCGAAGCGCGCCGGCGGCGGCAAACTGCTGGTCACCGTGACCGGACTCCCCGCCGGGACGCACCAGGTCTATCTGCGCTACTTCACCCAGCCCCGCCTTCCCGGCAACCCCTGGTGGTTCATTCTGCTCCGTGGACTGGAAGGCGGCCGGAAGTCTTCGGAGCCCGACCGCATCATCGCCGGCACGGGCGGCCACGATCCCACCACCGTGTACGAGACCCACATGGGTACAGTGGGCACCGAAGAGCAGCCTGTGACCCAACTGGCCCTGTGGATCCAGCGCTACCAGTGGAGCGAACTCGCTCGCTTCGGCTCCATCCGCATCGAGACCGATCCGTCCATGAACGCGTCCACCACCACCGATTCAACCCCGGAGAATGAACGTGTCCGCGCTGCCTTGCTGGCGAACGGCCCGGCGCTTGAGGGCAGGCCCGCCTACGGGATCGCCGTGGTCAGCGGCACCCTGAAGGTGCGGCCCAAGAGCTTCGACGCCCTGGCCAATCAGCCTTTGCCCGCCGAGATCAACATAAGCGCCGCCAGGGGGGAATACGAGAACCGGCAGGTCGTCGTCTACAGCCCGGACTGTGACCTGACCGGCGTGACGCTGGAGTGCTCCGCCCTGAAATCAGAAGCCGGGCACACGATTCCAGCAGATCAGTTGCTCTTCGCGCCGGTGGGGTATTGCCCGTACTCCGTGCCCTCTGATTTGTCCATCCACGGCTACTGGCCCGAACCAATCCTGACATTCCTGAAGGCCTTCACCATCAAGCGCGGCGACGTGCAGAGCTTGTGGTACCGGGTGCATGTACCCCGGGATGCGAAGGCAGGCGTCTATCGCGGCACGGTGACGGTCCGGCCGAAGGAAGCCCCAGCATCCACGATTCCCGTTGAGGTGCGCGTGTGGGACTTCACACTGCCCAAGTGGCCGCGGCTGCGCGTCGTGGTCGGCTGCAATCGGCCCGGTGAGTTCGAGATGAGCTACGGCCTGAACCCGACCAGCATCTATGGATTCAGGGACGAGTGGATTGAGGAGTTTCCGACATGGGCGGCGGCCGGTGTGACTGCCATCAACCTGGGATACATCTGGGGCAAGCAACTCGACCAGCAGACGAAGCTGCCGACGGAGGCCCAACTCGACGAGTGGGTGGACCAGATCCGCGCTCGCTACGAGGCGGCGACGGCAGCGGGGCTGCGGGACGCCTGCTACCTGTACATGTTCGACGAGGCCACGGCAGAGTGGGACCCGGCCATGCGGATGATTTCTCGGCGGCTGCGAAGGGAGTTCCCCGATCTCCTGCTGCTTACTACCGCCCACCGGTCCTGGTTCCCCGGCGGCCAAGTGACAGACGGCGGAGAGACCATCGAGGACATCGACGGCTGGTGCCCTGGAACCTACCACTACAACTATGACAACGCAGCCGAAGCCAGGCGACAGGGCCGGCAGGTGTGGTGGTACACCTGCAACTCGCCGGAGAAACCCTTCGCGAACATCCTGATGACCCATCCCGCAATGGATGCCCGTCTTCTGATGGGCTTCATGGCCTTTGCCTACCAGACCGACGGGTTCCTGTACTACGCCACCGCAGGCGGCTACTACGCGAACATGCCGGCGATCACCGAGGGGCCGTACACGAAGTGGAGCCTGCAAGACAACGCCCACGACCACCTGTACCAGAGAGGACCGGACGGGCCCCTGCCCTCACTGCGCCTGGAGGCCATGCGCGATGGGCTCGAGGATTACGACTATCTCTACCTCGCCTACTGCGCCCTGACTGACCTGCGGGAAGCGGGTATCAGTGACCCGTCTCTCGATGCCCTGGCGCGAGAAGTGACGCCCTGTTTCGCCCCCGGCAACGAACTCGTCGGGAGCCTGACGCGGTATACCGACGACCCGCAGGAACTGGAGATCGTACGGGAAAAGGTCGGAAGATATGTCGAGGCGGGCCAGGCGGAACTCAAGCGCCGATGA
- the rpmE gene encoding 50S ribosomal protein L31 yields the protein MKPDIHPDYVDCTVTCACGESFTTRSTKPSLRLDICSKCHPFFTGTQKIVDTEGRVERFIKRYQMQDRYNKQK from the coding sequence ATGAAGCCGGATATCCATCCCGACTACGTGGATTGCACGGTCACCTGTGCCTGCGGCGAAAGCTTCACCACACGGTCCACCAAGCCCTCCCTGCGGCTCGACATCTGCAGTAAGTGCCACCCGTTCTTCACCGGCACTCAGAAGATCGTGGACACCGAGGGCCGCGTGGAACGCTTCATCAAGCGCTACCAGATGCAGGACCGGTACAACAAGCAGAAGTAG
- a CDS encoding DUF1385 domain-containing protein, with the protein MTSAEERTGCGSCPCGEDAHYYGGQAVMEGVMMRGTDRYAVAVRRADGEVVLGEQPISNFADRHPWAKWPLIRGNVGLIDGLALGMKALFWSADVLTQEERERLAAEKAAEAANAPDADPATQAPAETAPEPEPQKGLDSVAKWVTIAISFAIALCVFVFLPTWAVDAIPHELQEKTPWWGWDSILRNVIEGGIRLTVLLLYIVAISRMQYVSRLFQYHGAEHAAINCYEAGEAVTPANVIRYSTLHPRCGTAFLFVVIIVKVILGWFFGWPDLGLRLVIRFGLLPVVAGIGYEVIRWAGRHRGSALSRVLAAPGMLMQKLTTRRPDEKQAEVAIYALAAVAPEVDLPAHMPEARRLPIPLVAKMEPDTEPATSGGADAH; encoded by the coding sequence ATGACCAGCGCTGAAGAGCGGACAGGCTGCGGGAGTTGCCCGTGCGGGGAAGACGCCCACTATTACGGCGGACAGGCCGTGATGGAGGGCGTGATGATGCGCGGAACGGACCGCTATGCCGTGGCGGTTCGCCGCGCCGACGGCGAAGTGGTCCTGGGGGAGCAGCCGATCTCGAACTTTGCGGACCGCCACCCTTGGGCGAAATGGCCGCTGATCCGGGGCAATGTGGGCTTGATCGACGGCCTGGCGCTTGGCATGAAAGCTCTCTTCTGGTCGGCCGATGTTCTAACCCAGGAGGAGCGCGAGCGTCTCGCAGCGGAGAAAGCAGCGGAAGCCGCGAACGCACCCGACGCCGACCCCGCCACCCAGGCGCCTGCGGAGACGGCACCGGAGCCCGAACCCCAAAAGGGCCTGGACTCGGTGGCCAAATGGGTCACCATCGCGATCTCCTTCGCCATCGCCCTCTGCGTTTTCGTGTTTCTGCCAACGTGGGCTGTGGACGCGATCCCGCACGAATTGCAGGAGAAAACGCCCTGGTGGGGCTGGGACAGCATTCTGCGCAATGTGATCGAGGGCGGGATCCGGCTGACCGTTCTGCTTCTGTACATTGTGGCCATCAGCCGGATGCAGTACGTCAGCCGACTTTTCCAATACCACGGCGCCGAACACGCGGCAATCAACTGCTATGAGGCGGGGGAAGCGGTGACGCCTGCCAATGTCATTCGCTACAGCACTCTGCACCCGCGATGTGGCACGGCGTTCCTGTTCGTGGTCATCATCGTCAAGGTCATTCTCGGCTGGTTCTTCGGTTGGCCGGACCTTGGCCTGCGCCTGGTCATCCGCTTCGGCCTGCTTCCGGTTGTGGCGGGCATCGGATACGAGGTGATCCGCTGGGCCGGTCGGCACCGCGGATCGGCCCTCTCACGGGTGCTCGCGGCCCCGGGGATGCTCATGCAGAAGCTTACCACCCGGCGACCCGACGAAAAGCAGGCCGAAGTGGCGATCTACGCCCTGGCCGCCGTTGCCCCGGAAGTCGACCTGCCGGCCCACATGCCGGAGGCGAGACGTCTCCCGATCCCCCTGGTCGCAAAGATGGAGCCGGATACTGAACCGGCGACAAGTGGTGGCGCGGACGCCCACTGA
- the prfA gene encoding peptide chain release factor 1 → MAEELEELGRKLSDPAVISDQYLFRDLSRRHSELQSALDLWNEYTQAARDRDDAEALLAETEDEAMREFIQAEYEEAAEKVEGLYNRLLLTLVPRDPRDSRNAIVEIRAGTGGEEAALFAGDLFRMYSGYAERKGWKVEVLGENESEMGGYKEISFILEGHGAFGTMKHESGVHRVQRVPKTESQGRLHTSAASVVVLPEAEEVDIEIAPSDLKIEAFRAGGPGGQHMQKNDTAVRIVHIPSGIAVVSSNQRSQLQNKEQALRMLRSRLMEIELEKQQAEEAAARREQVRSGDRSEKIRTYNWPQDRITDHRIGLTIHNIPAVMNGEFDPMADALREHEDAERLKRLVDVK, encoded by the coding sequence ATGGCTGAAGAACTGGAGGAGCTGGGCCGAAAGCTCAGCGACCCCGCTGTTATCTCCGACCAGTACCTGTTCCGGGACCTGAGCCGCCGGCATTCCGAGCTCCAGTCGGCATTGGATCTGTGGAACGAATATACACAGGCCGCGAGAGACCGGGACGACGCGGAAGCTCTCCTGGCCGAGACTGAAGACGAGGCAATGCGGGAGTTCATCCAGGCCGAGTACGAAGAGGCCGCGGAGAAGGTCGAGGGGCTGTATAACCGCCTGCTCCTGACCCTCGTGCCACGCGACCCGCGGGATTCAAGAAACGCAATCGTGGAAATTCGCGCGGGGACGGGTGGGGAAGAGGCCGCGCTCTTCGCGGGTGACCTGTTCCGCATGTATTCGGGCTACGCCGAGCGCAAGGGCTGGAAGGTCGAGGTCCTTGGCGAGAACGAGTCGGAGATGGGCGGCTACAAAGAGATATCCTTCATCCTGGAGGGGCACGGCGCATTCGGGACGATGAAGCACGAAAGCGGCGTCCACCGGGTGCAGCGGGTGCCGAAGACCGAGTCCCAGGGCCGCCTGCATACATCGGCAGCCAGCGTGGTCGTGCTGCCGGAAGCAGAGGAAGTGGACATCGAGATCGCGCCGTCGGACCTGAAGATCGAAGCGTTCCGCGCCGGCGGCCCTGGCGGCCAGCACATGCAGAAGAACGACACTGCGGTGCGCATCGTTCACATCCCGTCGGGCATCGCGGTAGTCTCCTCGAATCAGCGCAGCCAGTTGCAGAACAAGGAACAAGCCCTGCGCATGCTGCGCTCGCGCCTCATGGAGATCGAACTGGAGAAGCAACAGGCCGAGGAAGCTGCCGCCCGGCGCGAGCAGGTACGCAGTGGCGACCGCAGCGAGAAGATTCGCACCTACAACTGGCCCCAGGACCGCATCACGGATCACCGGATCGGCCTGACTATCCACAACATCCCGGCGGTCATGAACGGGGAGTTTGACCCGATGGCCGACGCCCTGCGGGAGCATGAAGACGCCGAGCGCCTCAAGCGCCTGGTGGATGTGAAGTGA
- the prmC gene encoding peptide chain release factor N(5)-glutamine methyltransferase, with the protein MTVREALHQTEQKLKAARIRFYEVDARLLLAHCLGTTMGRLPTLFADPVNSETIRMLDALVTRRAAREPLSYVLGETEFMSLRFHCDARVLTPRPDTEILVEAVIETVRARFGEGDSAGLILADIGTGSGCIAVALAHALPAAEVIATDLSADALDVARANAALNGLEHRITFLQGPDLGPLVAAGICDRVQVVVSNPPYIPERDFATLEPEVVEHEPHLALYGGEDGLDGHRRILGELSCLPNVEVVAFEFGFEQEGLLEALTKSSLPGWDVSIRNDLAGFPRAIIATK; encoded by the coding sequence GTGACGGTCCGAGAGGCACTGCACCAGACCGAGCAGAAGCTAAAGGCGGCGCGCATTCGCTTCTACGAAGTGGACGCGCGCCTTTTGCTTGCCCACTGCCTGGGAACCACCATGGGCCGCCTCCCCACCCTTTTCGCCGACCCTGTCAATAGTGAAACCATCAGGATGCTGGACGCGCTGGTGACGCGCCGGGCAGCCCGCGAGCCCCTGTCGTACGTCCTCGGCGAGACGGAGTTCATGTCCCTCCGGTTTCACTGTGACGCCAGGGTTCTCACCCCGCGTCCGGACACAGAGATCCTGGTTGAGGCCGTCATTGAAACGGTCAGGGCACGGTTCGGAGAAGGCGACAGCGCAGGCTTGATCCTCGCGGACATCGGCACCGGCAGCGGGTGCATCGCCGTCGCGCTTGCCCATGCCCTCCCGGCGGCGGAGGTGATCGCAACCGACCTGTCCGCGGACGCTCTGGACGTGGCCCGCGCAAATGCTGCCCTCAACGGGCTCGAACACCGTATTACCTTTCTCCAGGGGCCGGACCTTGGACCGCTGGTTGCCGCCGGAATCTGCGACCGTGTTCAGGTGGTTGTCTCAAACCCCCCTTACATCCCGGAGCGAGATTTCGCCACCCTCGAGCCCGAGGTTGTCGAGCACGAACCCCACCTCGCGCTCTATGGCGGCGAGGATGGCCTCGACGGCCACCGGCGCATTCTCGGGGAGCTGTCCTGCCTCCCCAACGTCGAGGTCGTCGCCTTCGAGTTCGGTTTTGAGCAAGAAGGCCTGCTGGAAGCGCTGACGAAGTCGAGCCTCCCCGGCTGGGACGTGTCCATACGCAACGACCTTGCCGGGTTCCCCCGTGCGATTATCGCCACAAAATAG
- a CDS encoding DUF1559 domain-containing protein: MEVRNGRTGFTLIELLVVIAIIAILAAILFPVFARAREKARSASCLSNVKQLTLGAQMYSQDYDEEVLSCYIGGVWWNNLVMPYVKNSRIFICPSNKSAFCGYGHNHCNLGYNGSVSMSRVAKPAETVLLCDTGLITNPTAAPNDWKEDGSGHYYGRWPNNVPYWDTDPRRAVPRHNGLCNTAFLDGHGKAMTMDALVSQTHGSATCLWDIM, from the coding sequence ATGGAGGTCCGCAATGGCCGCACAGGTTTCACCCTCATCGAACTGCTGGTCGTCATTGCAATTATCGCTATTTTGGCTGCCATTCTCTTTCCTGTCTTCGCCCGGGCCCGCGAAAAGGCCCGCTCGGCAAGCTGCCTGAGCAATGTGAAGCAATTGACCCTGGGCGCGCAGATGTATAGCCAGGACTACGACGAAGAGGTTTTGTCATGCTACATCGGTGGCGTCTGGTGGAATAACCTGGTCATGCCCTATGTGAAGAACAGCCGGATCTTCATCTGTCCCAGCAACAAGTCCGCATTCTGCGGATACGGGCACAACCACTGCAACCTTGGCTACAATGGCTCGGTCTCCATGAGCAGGGTGGCTAAGCCCGCGGAGACCGTTCTTCTGTGCGACACCGGGCTCATCACGAATCCCACGGCCGCGCCGAACGACTGGAAAGAAGATGGCTCGGGCCATTATTACGGCCGGTGGCCCAACAATGTGCCATACTGGGACACCGACCCGCGCCGCGCCGTGCCCCGACACAACGGCCTGTGCAATACCGCGTTCCTCGACGGCCACGGTAAGGCCATGACCATGGACGCACTGGTGAGCCAGACACACGGCTCAGCGACCTGTCTGTGGGACATCATGTAA
- a CDS encoding DUF1559 domain-containing protein: protein MSRRGFTLIELLVVIAIIAILAAILFPVFARAREKARQSSCSSNAKQLALGHLMYVQDYDEMFSGRGKTGGVVPDRSWMKLIEPYIKNTQIFICPSDSGPHAWRDGTSSYGINCRAIGADSPCYRLADLTKPAETALLQDHDNACAKAGATCACGCGGVPSLQTRIATGCRHNEGANVAFCDGHVKWLKGDQLNPVLNGGQNPIYNR, encoded by the coding sequence ATGTCGCGACGTGGTTTCACTCTGATTGAGTTGCTGGTCGTCATCGCGATTATCGCGATCCTCGCTGCGATCCTCTTCCCGGTCTTCGCGCGAGCCAGAGAGAAGGCCCGGCAGTCGAGCTGCTCCAGCAACGCCAAGCAACTGGCGCTTGGTCATCTGATGTACGTGCAGGACTACGACGAGATGTTCTCAGGACGTGGCAAGACCGGTGGAGTCGTTCCCGATCGCTCCTGGATGAAGCTCATCGAGCCGTACATCAAGAACACACAGATCTTCATCTGCCCCAGCGACAGCGGCCCCCACGCATGGCGCGACGGAACTTCTTCATACGGGATCAATTGCCGGGCGATCGGCGCGGACTCTCCGTGCTACAGGCTCGCCGACCTGACCAAGCCCGCGGAGACCGCTCTGCTGCAGGACCACGACAATGCTTGCGCCAAGGCCGGCGCGACCTGCGCCTGCGGCTGTGGCGGGGTCCCATCCCTGCAGACGCGCATCGCCACGGGATGCCGCCACAATGAGGGCGCCAACGTTGCCTTCTGCGATGGTCATGTCAAATGGCTCAAGGGCGACCAGTTGAACCCCGTGCTCAACGGCGGGCAGAACCCGATCTACAACCGCTAA
- a CDS encoding D-lyxose/D-mannose family sugar isomerase, giving the protein MKRSEINAILRENVELCRKYNFNLPPWAFWSPEQWAMAGHEWDEIRDCKLGWDITDYGSGKFDEMGLLLFTIRNGHPHLEKYTKPYCEKLLIVKEEQYTPYHFHWNKMEDIICRAGGNLLVKVYNSTEDEQLADTPVPVNVDGHAYQVPAGSVIRLTPGESITLPAYNYHTFWAEAGTGTALVGEVSKVNDDENDNRFLENQPRFSPIDEDEPAMYLLCNEYPPAS; this is encoded by the coding sequence GTGAAGCGATCCGAGATCAACGCAATCCTGCGCGAGAACGTGGAACTATGCCGGAAGTACAATTTCAACCTGCCCCCGTGGGCCTTTTGGTCCCCGGAACAATGGGCGATGGCCGGACACGAGTGGGACGAGATACGGGACTGTAAGCTAGGCTGGGACATTACGGATTACGGCAGTGGCAAGTTCGACGAAATGGGGCTGCTCCTGTTCACCATCCGCAATGGCCACCCGCATCTGGAGAAGTACACGAAGCCCTATTGCGAGAAGCTCCTGATCGTGAAGGAGGAGCAGTACACGCCCTACCACTTCCACTGGAACAAGATGGAAGACATCATCTGCCGGGCGGGTGGCAATCTGCTGGTGAAGGTCTACAATTCCACCGAGGATGAACAGCTTGCCGACACGCCTGTTCCGGTGAATGTGGACGGCCATGCGTACCAGGTACCCGCGGGGTCCGTGATCCGTCTCACCCCGGGGGAGAGCATAACCCTCCCTGCCTACAACTACCACACCTTCTGGGCAGAAGCCGGAACCGGCACGGCGCTCGTGGGCGAGGTCTCGAAAGTCAACGACGACGAAAACGACAACCGGTTTCTGGAGAACCAGCCGCGATTCTCGCCAATCGACGAAGACGAACCGGCCATGTACCTGTTGTGCAACGAGTACCCTCCGGCGTCCTGA